A region from the Coleofasciculus sp. FACHB-1120 genome encodes:
- a CDS encoding DUF4870 domain-containing protein gives MYDMDKRKLLSVLSHGSIFFSTTLVSIGIPIAMLFVSDDPVVKDNAKEAINFHFNVWFYGAIIAFLTFITLGLLGFILGPIGFIVHWALTILAITHCLGNPDQPYRYPFTFRLL, from the coding sequence ATGTACGACATGGACAAGCGAAAGTTGTTGTCGGTACTATCTCATGGCTCGATCTTTTTTAGCACGACACTGGTATCTATCGGGATACCCATCGCGATGTTATTTGTATCCGATGATCCAGTTGTGAAAGACAATGCCAAAGAAGCAATCAACTTTCACTTCAATGTTTGGTTCTATGGAGCGATTATTGCCTTCTTAACTTTTATCACTCTTGGTTTATTGGGCTTTATCCTCGGACCTATCGGGTTTATCGTTCATTGGGCACTAACGATTCTGGCAATTACTCACTGTTTGGGTAATCCCGATCAACCCTACCGCTATCCCTTCACCTTTCGCCTGCTTTAA
- a CDS encoding PAS domain-containing protein, with protein sequence MASLLHNLFNSGQFIPHGHCYLWKTGLVWLHILSDSLIALAYYSIPLLLVYIVRKRGDLPFDWVFLLFGSFIIACGTSHVLEIWTLWHPMYWLSGLVKAVAAVVSVATGIVLVSLIPNILALPSPAQIEEANRRLKSEIEERQQIEAQLRSQEYWLNTLIDAVPDVVNMKDGEGRWLISNQEGLKLFQLEGVDYQGKTDAELEEYTEFYQEALFGCQESDERAWRAETISHHEEELLLPDGSTKKFDVAKVPLFNPDGTRKGIVVVASDITEHKQIETALRESEAKNRAFIQALPDMLFRIGSDGIFMDFQSPREDALAMPPSHFLGKSVWEVLPAELAEATMYNVSKAIASGETQLYEYQMTSLDGNQHDYEARYARSLESEALVIVRDISDRKQAEIALQKSEAQLREQTLHLEKTLCKLKQTQSQLIQSEKMSSLGQLVAGVAHEINNPINFIYGNLIHTCQYSEELLHLLHLYQQHYSQPVPEIAAVVENLDLDFLQEDLPKMLSSMKVGTNRIRQIVLSLRNFSRLDEAEVKAVDLHEGIDSTLLILQNRLKGKLGRPAIEIIKEYGNLPPIECHARQLNQVFINIITNAIDALEEAETHRRRSAEENLVHSRQQLCSPAPLPWIRIRTEVQDNHQVVVRISDNGLGMTEEVHQKLFDPFFTTKPVGSGTGLGLSISYQIVVEKHGGSLKCISAPRQGAEFAIAIPIRQQHQQTAAVSDGNSAAVSG encoded by the coding sequence ATGGCATCACTCTTGCACAATCTTTTTAATTCTGGACAATTTATCCCGCACGGACACTGCTACCTGTGGAAAACAGGGCTGGTTTGGCTGCATATTCTGTCAGATAGTTTAATCGCCCTGGCTTATTATTCAATTCCGCTGCTGTTGGTTTACATTGTCCGCAAGCGAGGCGATTTGCCCTTTGATTGGGTATTTCTGTTATTTGGCAGCTTCATCATCGCTTGTGGGACGAGTCATGTTTTGGAAATCTGGACTCTATGGCACCCGATGTATTGGCTGTCAGGGTTGGTGAAAGCTGTAGCAGCTGTGGTTTCTGTGGCGACAGGTATCGTATTGGTGTCATTGATTCCTAACATCCTAGCACTGCCCAGTCCCGCTCAGATCGAGGAAGCCAACCGCCGACTGAAATCAGAAATTGAAGAACGTCAGCAGATAGAGGCGCAGCTGCGAAGTCAAGAATACTGGCTGAATACCCTGATTGATGCAGTTCCGGACGTGGTGAATATGAAAGACGGTGAAGGACGCTGGCTGATCTCGAATCAAGAAGGACTGAAGCTTTTTCAGCTTGAAGGCGTCGATTATCAGGGTAAGACAGACGCAGAACTAGAAGAATATACAGAATTTTATCAGGAAGCTCTTTTTGGTTGTCAAGAATCCGATGAAAGAGCGTGGCGTGCAGAAACCATTAGCCATCACGAAGAAGAGCTTTTATTACCTGATGGTTCAACGAAGAAGTTTGATGTTGCTAAGGTGCCCCTATTTAACCCAGATGGCACCCGTAAAGGGATCGTAGTCGTGGCAAGCGATATCACTGAACACAAGCAAATAGAGACCGCATTGCGGGAAAGCGAAGCAAAAAATCGCGCCTTCATCCAAGCGCTTCCGGATATGTTGTTTCGGATTGGCAGTGATGGGATTTTTATGGACTTTCAATCGCCTAGAGAAGATGCTCTAGCGATGCCTCCCAGTCACTTTTTGGGGAAAAGCGTGTGGGAGGTGTTACCTGCCGAGTTGGCTGAAGCTACCATGTACAACGTATCCAAAGCGATCGCTTCCGGTGAAACACAGCTCTACGAGTATCAAATGACTTCCCTAGACGGCAACCAGCACGATTATGAGGCTCGGTATGCGCGTAGCTTAGAATCAGAAGCTTTGGTAATAGTACGCGATATTAGCGATCGCAAGCAGGCAGAAATCGCTTTACAAAAATCGGAAGCGCAATTAAGAGAACAGACCCTTCATCTAGAAAAAACCTTATGTAAGTTGAAACAAACCCAATCTCAATTGATTCAAAGCGAAAAAATGTCTAGCTTGGGTCAATTGGTTGCCGGTGTTGCTCACGAAATTAATAATCCCATTAACTTTATCTACGGTAATTTGATTCACACTTGCCAATACAGCGAAGAACTCCTGCACCTACTTCACCTGTATCAGCAACACTATTCTCAACCTGTTCCCGAAATTGCAGCAGTCGTGGAGAACCTTGACTTGGATTTTCTCCAGGAAGACTTACCCAAAATGCTGTCCTCAATGAAGGTAGGGACGAACCGCATCCGCCAAATTGTCTTATCGTTACGAAACTTCTCGCGCTTGGATGAGGCGGAGGTGAAGGCGGTTGATCTCCACGAAGGCATTGACAGTACGCTGCTGATCTTGCAAAACCGGCTGAAAGGGAAACTGGGACGCCCAGCGATTGAAATTATTAAAGAGTATGGCAATCTGCCCCCCATTGAGTGTCATGCGAGGCAACTGAATCAAGTATTTATAAATATCATCACCAATGCAATTGATGCCCTAGAAGAGGCAGAGACGCACAGACGCAGAAGTGCAGAGGAGAATTTGGTACACTCTCGCCAGCAGCTTTGTTCCCCAGCACCCCTGCCTTGGATTCGGATTCGCACTGAAGTTCAAGACAATCATCAGGTCGTGGTTCGGATTTCTGATAATGGTCTCGGGATGACGGAGGAGGTACACCAAAAGCTTTTTGACCCCTTCTTTACAACTAAACCTGTTGGCAGCGGCACAGGTTTGGGGTTATCTATCAGTTATCAGATTGTGGTCGAAAAACACGGCGGCAGCTTGAAATGCATTTCCGCACCGAGACAGGGGGCGGAGTTCGCGATCGCGATTCCAATTCGGCAGCAACATCAGCAAACGGCTGCGGTCAGTGACGGAAATTCTGCCGCTGTTTCGGGATAA
- a CDS encoding alpha-ketoacid dehydrogenase subunit beta translates to MAETLFFNALRAAIDEEMARDSAVFVLGEDVGHYGGSYKVTRELYKKYGDLRVLDTPIAENSFTGMAVGAAMTGLRPIIEGMNMGFLLLAFNQISNNAGMLRYTSGGNFKIPMVIRGPGGVGRQLGAEHSQRLEAYFQAVPGLKIVACSTPYNAKGLLKAAIRDDNPVLFFEHVLLYNLKEDLPEEEYVLPLDKAEVVRQGKDVTILTYSRMRHHVMQAAKQMEKEGFDPEVIDLISLKPLDFDTIGASVRKTHRVIIVEECMKTGGIAAELTASINDRLFDELDAPVLRLSSQDIPTPYNGTLERLTIVQPEQIVEAVQKMMALQV, encoded by the coding sequence ATGGCAGAAACTTTATTCTTCAACGCCCTCCGCGCAGCCATAGACGAAGAAATGGCCCGCGACTCAGCCGTATTTGTCCTTGGTGAAGATGTCGGTCACTATGGCGGCTCATACAAAGTCACCAGAGAGCTGTACAAAAAGTATGGTGACTTGCGCGTACTCGACACCCCCATTGCCGAAAACAGCTTCACCGGCATGGCAGTAGGTGCTGCAATGACAGGTCTCAGACCGATTATTGAAGGCATGAACATGGGCTTTTTGCTTCTTGCCTTCAACCAAATTTCTAACAACGCTGGAATGCTGCGCTATACCTCCGGCGGCAACTTCAAAATTCCGATGGTGATTCGGGGACCCGGTGGCGTCGGTCGTCAATTGGGTGCCGAACACTCTCAGCGCCTAGAAGCTTATTTTCAAGCAGTACCGGGTTTAAAAATTGTCGCTTGCTCCACACCTTACAACGCCAAAGGATTGTTAAAGGCTGCCATCCGCGATGATAATCCAGTTTTATTCTTTGAACACGTTCTCCTCTACAACTTGAAAGAAGATTTACCAGAGGAAGAATATGTGCTGCCCTTAGATAAGGCAGAAGTCGTGCGGCAAGGCAAAGATGTCACGATCCTGACTTATTCGCGGATGCGTCACCATGTCATGCAAGCGGCAAAACAGATGGAAAAAGAAGGTTTCGATCCGGAAGTGATTGACCTAATTTCCCTCAAGCCGCTGGATTTCGATACCATCGGCGCTTCCGTCCGGAAAACCCACCGGGTGATTATCGTAGAAGAATGCATGAAAACCGGCGGAATTGCGGCAGAATTGACAGCTTCAATTAACGATCGGCTATTTGATGAGCTAGATGCGCCCGTCCTGCGGCTATCTTCCCAGGATATCCCCACTCCTTATAACGGAACTCTGGAGCGGTTGACGATTGTTCAACCAGAGCAAATTGTGGAAGCTGTGCAAAAGATGATGGCACTCCAAGTGTAA